The Bacteroides sp. region TTTTGGGTGGCCGCCGAACAGTCCATTACCCAATTATGCACCTGTTCTTCATTGGGATTGCCCTTGCGGGTATCGCCGCAAACAACGATAGCCAGGGGGGCATGTTCAAGCATTGTGGCTGAGGGCAGATCTTCCGAAAGCTTTTTCAACAGTTCACCGTCTTCCACCACAAAAAACAACCAGGGCTGGACATTCCTTGAGGATGGGGCCGCCATGGCAGCCTTCAGAAGCATTTCAATCATTTTGGCAGGAACAACTTCTTCGGTATAGCTGCGAATGCTCGTCCGTTCGTGAATTGTTTTCAGGGTTTCATTGGGATGCTGGCTCATGGCGATGTGGGGATTAATTACCAGTAATACAGCCAATAAAAAAAAAGCCGGCCAAATCAAGGGTTTAAAAATAACTTTTTGCATGGAAAATATTGTCAGTGCTCAATATTCTTGTGTAAAGTTAATAT contains the following coding sequences:
- a CDS encoding nitroreductase family protein, with translation MSQHPNETLKTIHERTSIRSYTEEVVPAKMIEMLLKAAMAAPSSRNVQPWLFFVVEDGELLKKLSEDLPSATMLEHAPLAIVVCGDTRKGNPNEEQVHNWVMDCSAATQNLLLAAQSLGLGAVWTGVYPYAERIATVSNALGLPDHIIPLNVVPVGFPAVHATPKDKWDEGKVKYLKNE